The following are from one region of the Pectobacterium actinidiae genome:
- a CDS encoding phage tail protein: protein MKLTASLFAKSALATSLAIVSFHSEEASACAYEPLIGSVCYMVTDFCPRGFVRADGQLLQINANQALFSLVGNIYGGQMSAGTFGVPDLRGRSAIGVGQGTGLSVNVVRGQMIGAETATLTVNNLAMHSHDVTTVQPANDNVTIPAIPGTLSVAATLPLSTTAPSSGGAAPIAGLNYLSAISATVPVGAGTQNATFKGPYVQSKPAAGATLPADVTVSGSPTIPTFSFKVPEVVVGNTGANTPFSVRDPALGLTACIAAQGIYPERP, encoded by the coding sequence ATGAAATTAACCGCATCACTATTTGCCAAGTCCGCTCTGGCAACATCTCTGGCTATTGTGTCATTCCACTCGGAAGAAGCCTCCGCTTGCGCATACGAACCTTTAATCGGCTCAGTCTGTTATATGGTCACCGACTTTTGTCCGCGAGGATTCGTTCGAGCGGATGGACAGCTACTGCAAATTAATGCCAATCAAGCCCTCTTCTCACTGGTCGGCAACATTTATGGTGGCCAGATGTCTGCGGGCACCTTCGGTGTCCCTGACCTGCGAGGCCGAAGCGCCATCGGCGTCGGTCAAGGAACGGGGCTGAGCGTTAACGTCGTCCGCGGCCAAATGATTGGCGCAGAAACCGCCACGCTAACGGTCAACAATCTGGCAATGCACTCTCATGACGTCACCACCGTACAACCCGCCAATGATAATGTCACCATCCCCGCCATTCCGGGAACATTAAGCGTCGCGGCCACGCTCCCCCTCTCCACCACAGCACCGAGCAGTGGTGGCGCCGCCCCCATCGCGGGTCTCAATTATCTGTCAGCCATCAGTGCCACCGTTCCTGTCGGGGCGGGTACACAGAATGCCACATTCAAAGGCCCCTATGTGCAAAGCAAACCGGCGGCCGGTGCCACACTACCCGCCGATGTGACTGTCTCAGGCAGCCCCACCATCCCCACGTTCTCATTTAAAGTGCCGGAGGTGGTAGTCGGCAATACCGGTGCCAATACGCCTTTCTCTGTCCGTGATCCTGCACTCGGCCTGACCGCCTGCATCGCAGCACAAGGGATCTACCCTGAGCGTCCGTAA
- a CDS encoding HlyD family efflux transporter periplasmic adaptor subunit, translating to MNPLLPALRADLQLAESAPGINGAPQWVLADPVTGRYFNLAPSAIRLLRHWSLRHPQQILAAANQEPGLPLRVKELEQLLHFLRQHDLVTSNDSEQRQRYLSKAGAMRTGLWKSVLHQYLFFRIPLWRPDPILNRCWPWLQRYGTPFLVGVYPLLLVLALFLVSRDWVRYSHAFPHLFSLSGMAVFGLSLVFAKFIHELGHAFMAKRAGCRVQSMGVAFIVLFPLFYTDVSDAWKLKDRLSRLLIGAGGILAELLLAGIALLAWTLLPDGPMRTAAFMLSSATWITTLAINLNPLMRFDGYFLLSDFWRVENLQDRAYALCRWRLRESLFGYGHAPPETWSPHLQRKLLIWGYASWIWRFFLFFGIALVVYHFFIKVIGIGLMLIEIAWFIALPILKEAYIWWSMRSAIHSATLLRAALLCLLTLFVLLFPWRGSVRIPAVLESANVSTLYSPLPAQVKTLYVADGQRVNAGDLLLELTSNDLDYRLDIERQRIALLQQQLRRGATRQETASETQVFDRQLAESLARYRGLAAQRQRLSLRAPQTGVVRDIARDMTPGRWLSADTPLLRVVEPHQGRVMGYIPEDYLIRARQGMQGVFISDDPAFPRQTVSLQSIAPTGSAYLQQEMLASDRHGPIAVRRDNQHYPQPVQAQYSVRFILTSGNPLPQQPLRGSVILQGEKESLLGSVWRRIAALGIRESGF from the coding sequence ATGAACCCACTGTTACCGGCACTGCGCGCTGACCTTCAATTAGCCGAGTCCGCCCCTGGTATTAACGGCGCGCCACAATGGGTGCTGGCCGATCCGGTTACTGGGCGCTACTTCAATTTAGCCCCGTCCGCTATCCGGCTGCTTCGTCATTGGTCCCTGCGTCACCCGCAACAAATTCTGGCCGCCGCCAATCAAGAGCCGGGTCTGCCGCTGCGGGTAAAAGAGCTGGAACAACTACTGCATTTTTTGCGTCAGCACGATCTGGTCACCTCAAACGACAGTGAACAGCGCCAGCGTTATCTCAGCAAAGCCGGAGCCATGCGCACCGGTCTGTGGAAAAGTGTCCTGCACCAATATCTGTTTTTTCGCATCCCCCTATGGCGTCCAGACCCGATACTCAACCGTTGCTGGCCTTGGTTGCAACGTTATGGCACACCATTCCTGGTGGGTGTGTACCCTTTACTGCTCGTGCTAGCTCTGTTTCTGGTCAGCCGCGATTGGGTGCGCTATAGCCATGCATTTCCTCATCTGTTCAGTTTATCTGGCATGGCCGTGTTCGGACTGTCATTGGTGTTTGCCAAGTTCATTCATGAATTAGGACACGCGTTTATGGCCAAGCGCGCTGGCTGCCGTGTGCAAAGTATGGGGGTAGCGTTTATCGTCTTGTTCCCCTTGTTCTATACCGACGTCAGCGATGCATGGAAACTCAAAGATCGCCTGTCACGGCTGCTGATCGGCGCAGGGGGGATTCTGGCTGAGCTGCTGCTAGCCGGTATCGCACTGCTGGCTTGGACTCTGCTGCCGGATGGCCCAATGCGTACAGCGGCGTTTATGCTCTCCAGCGCCACGTGGATCACCACCCTGGCGATAAACCTAAACCCACTGATGCGTTTTGATGGTTACTTCTTGCTAAGTGACTTCTGGCGTGTGGAAAACCTACAGGACCGCGCCTATGCCTTGTGCCGCTGGCGATTGCGCGAGAGTCTATTTGGTTATGGTCATGCGCCGCCAGAAACCTGGTCGCCTCACCTGCAACGCAAGTTGCTCATCTGGGGATACGCCTCGTGGATCTGGCGTTTTTTTCTATTCTTCGGCATTGCATTGGTGGTATACCACTTTTTTATCAAGGTGATCGGTATCGGCCTGATGCTGATTGAAATTGCCTGGTTTATTGCGCTTCCGATCTTAAAAGAAGCTTACATCTGGTGGTCTATGCGTTCGGCTATCCATAGCGCAACCCTGCTGCGCGCTGCACTGTTGTGCCTGTTGACCCTGTTTGTCCTGCTCTTTCCATGGCGTGGCAGCGTACGTATCCCGGCGGTGTTAGAGTCCGCCAATGTCAGCACGCTGTATTCCCCCCTGCCAGCACAAGTCAAAACCCTTTACGTCGCCGATGGTCAGCGGGTGAACGCTGGCGATCTGTTGCTGGAACTGACCTCAAACGATCTGGACTATCGCCTCGACATTGAACGCCAGCGCATTGCACTGCTGCAACAACAGCTGCGGCGTGGTGCGACCCGACAGGAAACGGCCAGCGAGACTCAGGTATTTGATCGACAATTGGCCGAATCGTTGGCGCGTTACCGGGGATTAGCGGCACAGCGCCAACGTTTATCGCTGCGTGCGCCGCAAACCGGTGTGGTACGCGATATCGCGCGGGATATGACGCCAGGCCGCTGGCTAAGCGCGGATACACCGCTGTTGCGGGTGGTGGAACCTCATCAGGGGCGCGTCATGGGCTATATTCCGGAGGATTACCTGATCCGAGCGCGACAGGGCATGCAAGGCGTGTTTATCTCGGATGACCCGGCTTTCCCTCGCCAGACGGTGAGTCTGCAAAGTATTGCCCCTACGGGCAGCGCCTACCTACAGCAAGAGATGCTAGCATCAGATCGTCACGGTCCCATCGCCGTTCGCCGTGATAATCAACACTATCCTCAACCAGTACAGGCGCAATACAGTGTCCGCTTTATCCTGACGTCGGGTAACCCATTGCCGCAGCAGCCTCTGCGTGGCAGCGTTATCTTACAAGGCGAAAAAGAATCGCTGCTGGGCAGCGTATGGCGACGTATTGCCGCCTTGGGCATCCGAGAAAGCGGATTTTGA
- a CDS encoding efflux RND transporter periplasmic adaptor subunit — MTSPQSSATASAAVFARFLDVERLARAAATSEELAYCIVNDSQPLFGFRHAALIINGRVRAVTGVTQPTPHAPFVAFIERACSQLQAADNAKFRQCSVIEAAQLDEQSRSDWLALSAPEALWSPLNDRQGNPFGAIWYAREQPWQNADRILAEQLGGAFSHAWLALEPQTSRWRQRRISWKIVVPVLLILASLFIPVRQSVLAPAEVVPHQGRVVSAPLDGVIQSFAVQPNQSVHQGDVLVRFDDTSLKAQADVAERALNVAEAEHRASSQRAFQDTDSKARLDFLAAQVAQKRAERDYANALLNRAEIRAERDGIAVFADADRWAGKPVRTGERLMELADPMLAALRIELDVGDAIQLKQDAPITLFLDSDPLTPHAAQLERIAYESEQTPAGNLAYRLDGRFTDAPPRIGLRGTAKLSGDYVPLAVYLFRRPLAVIRQAIGL; from the coding sequence GTGACGTCCCCCCAGTCGTCCGCTACGGCCAGTGCCGCAGTATTTGCTCGTTTTCTCGATGTCGAACGGCTGGCTCGAGCGGCGGCGACGAGTGAAGAATTGGCCTACTGCATTGTCAACGATAGCCAACCGCTGTTTGGCTTTCGTCACGCCGCACTGATCATCAATGGCCGCGTACGTGCAGTGACTGGCGTCACGCAGCCTACTCCTCATGCACCGTTTGTCGCGTTTATCGAACGTGCCTGCTCCCAGTTGCAAGCCGCAGACAACGCCAAATTTCGGCAATGCTCGGTAATCGAAGCCGCACAGCTTGATGAGCAGAGTCGCAGTGACTGGCTGGCATTATCCGCGCCCGAAGCGTTGTGGTCACCGCTCAACGATCGTCAAGGCAACCCCTTTGGTGCGATTTGGTATGCCCGTGAACAACCGTGGCAAAATGCCGACCGGATACTCGCTGAGCAGCTTGGCGGGGCCTTTAGCCATGCCTGGCTGGCACTCGAACCGCAAACCTCTCGCTGGCGCCAGCGTCGGATAAGCTGGAAAATCGTCGTACCCGTGCTGCTGATACTCGCCAGTCTGTTCATACCGGTGCGCCAGTCTGTGTTAGCGCCGGCAGAGGTGGTTCCCCATCAGGGTCGTGTGGTTTCTGCCCCGCTGGATGGCGTCATCCAATCTTTTGCCGTGCAGCCAAATCAAAGTGTTCATCAAGGCGATGTGCTGGTGCGTTTCGATGACACCAGCCTAAAAGCTCAGGCTGACGTGGCTGAACGCGCGCTCAATGTGGCAGAAGCGGAACACCGCGCCAGTTCTCAGCGTGCGTTTCAGGATACCGACTCAAAAGCGCGGTTGGATTTTCTGGCTGCCCAAGTGGCACAAAAACGTGCCGAGCGCGATTATGCCAACGCCCTGTTAAACCGAGCCGAAATCCGCGCCGAGCGTGACGGTATCGCCGTGTTTGCCGATGCAGACCGATGGGCAGGAAAACCAGTACGTACCGGCGAGCGGTTGATGGAACTGGCAGACCCAATGCTGGCCGCATTACGGATTGAGTTGGATGTCGGCGATGCTATCCAGTTGAAACAGGATGCCCCTATCACTCTGTTTCTGGATAGCGATCCCTTGACGCCACACGCGGCGCAGTTGGAGCGTATCGCCTATGAATCCGAGCAGACTCCCGCGGGTAATCTGGCTTACCGACTGGACGGCCGTTTTACCGATGCGCCACCACGCATTGGCCTGCGTGGCACCGCCAAACTATCCGGTGACTATGTGCCACTGGCGGTCTACCTGTTCCGCCGCCCACTGGCAGTGATTCGCCAGGCGATAGGGCTATGA
- a CDS encoding efflux RND transporter periplasmic adaptor subunit has protein sequence MNKVNVFGYRCTLGLFFLGSLFQIAQANVTDPLLLPPVNDGAAITRTDNQARGILVPVDQATLSSDLPGRIVEMPFKEGETFKKGDVLVRFDCAIYQAQLSASQAAARAAEAELSQNQQLAQLKSVGKHAVALSAAHLAQAQAESQVYQIQVNRCRINAPFDGQVVKRRAQTFESVAQGAPVLDVVNNRRLEINLLVSSRLLSVLKTGLPFTFTPDETGKALQATVTRLGARIDESSQTIGLTGTLAHPDQSLIAGMSGTAQFPEAK, from the coding sequence GTGAATAAAGTGAACGTGTTCGGTTACCGCTGTACGTTAGGACTGTTTTTTCTTGGTTCACTGTTTCAGATAGCACAGGCCAACGTGACTGACCCACTACTGCTCCCTCCTGTCAACGATGGCGCAGCCATAACTCGCACCGATAATCAGGCTCGCGGAATCCTGGTGCCGGTCGATCAAGCAACACTTTCCAGCGATCTGCCTGGACGCATTGTGGAAATGCCGTTCAAAGAAGGTGAAACGTTCAAAAAAGGCGATGTATTAGTGCGTTTTGATTGCGCTATTTATCAGGCGCAACTCAGTGCGTCCCAAGCAGCAGCGCGGGCAGCAGAGGCTGAGTTGAGCCAAAATCAACAATTGGCACAATTGAAATCCGTCGGTAAACACGCAGTTGCGCTCTCCGCCGCACATTTGGCGCAGGCGCAAGCGGAAAGTCAGGTGTACCAGATTCAAGTCAATCGCTGTCGCATAAATGCCCCCTTTGATGGACAAGTGGTAAAACGCCGTGCCCAGACGTTTGAGAGCGTAGCACAAGGCGCGCCAGTACTGGACGTGGTCAATAACCGTCGCCTGGAAATCAACTTATTGGTCTCCTCTCGCTTGCTGTCCGTGTTAAAAACTGGCTTGCCCTTTACCTTCACACCGGATGAAACAGGCAAAGCTCTGCAAGCTACGGTGACAAGGCTCGGTGCGCGTATTGATGAAAGTAGCCAAACTATCGGTCTGACCGGCACTCTCGCGCATCCAGATCAAAGTCTGATAGCCGGAATGAGCGGCACTGCGCAATTCCCGGAGGCGAAGTGA